Genomic window (Oncorhynchus mykiss isolate Arlee chromosome 28, USDA_OmykA_1.1, whole genome shotgun sequence):
CAGTCTCAGGCAGGTTGGTGAGGACATTATTGCTCAGACACAGGAACTTTAGCTTGGTGCACCTGAACAGCTGCTTGGGCAGCACCTCCACCTTGTTTGCATTGATTGCGAAGTGCTGGAGGTTCTGCAGGAGACCCAAGTCCGGCGGGATCACTGTGATGGAGTTGTGACTGACATCCAAGTGCCTCAGCTTGGGGAGGTGGAACAGCGCCGGCGGGAGCGTCTCCAGTTTGTTGTGTGAAAGATGAAGTGACTCCAAAGACTTGACCTGGCCTATTGAGGCTGGAATGGTGATGATTTTGTTGTGCCACAATTTGAGGCAGGTCAACCTCTTGAGGTGCTGAAAGCTGATGACCTCTTCAATGGTGCGAATGTTGTTGGATTTGAGGTCAAGCTCTTGAAGGTTGGTTAAGCTGAAAATAGCATGGGGGATCCTCTCCAGCTCACAGTTGTGCAGCTCCAGATCGGCGAGGTTTGTCATCTTCTTGAGGCTGTTCAGTACAAGTAGTTTAGTACCATCGTTATGCACCACCAGTTTGATCAGGTGTGGGGACAGCTCAGTGAGGTTTGAGGGGATCTTGGTGAGGTTGCTCTTCAGATATAATGTCTTAAGATGTTTCAAATCACGCATGCACTCTAGTCCTATCATTTTGTTGTTTTCTGAGCTTAAATTCCCTACTAAGTTTAGCTCCCTCAAACTCCTCAACAAATAAACCCATGCTGGGATCTCAGCGACATCTGTGAACTTGACATGAAGGCAGCGGAGGTGGTCACGGAGAAAGACAAAGGCAGTCTGCTCAACTTTGGCAGGGCAGTGGCAAAGGTGCAGCTCCTGCAGACTGGTCATTTGGGAAACCTTTGCCGAAAACCTGACCTCAGGAATTAGCTCTAGTTTAAGTATTTCCAGGTCGGTGAGGTCAAACACTGCATTGGGGAGACCAGAAAGCATGAAGAGATGGAGCTCCTGCTGGTCTTGGGGATTTCGGGTCACAAGCTGTCTGAGCTTCTCAAATGTCCACTCGTGGTTTAGACTGATCTCCCTCAGCTTGTTCTCGCTGACCTCCGATAGGAAGACACCAAACCGTTTGGAATACAGCTGGTCGTACTGATCTACCATGTGCAGAAGGAACGCAAAGTCGTTCTTCACATCAGGAATGTCACTGAAgctactctcctctctgacttTCTCAAATGAGTACTCTTTAAGGGGGCGCCTGAACAGCCAGTGGAGGGAATACAAGCAGACCATCCCATAGATCAATATGAGGGCCATGTAGCTGAGGAGGAGCTTTCTCAACATGAAAGCCATGTTGTGGGTACAAAAGAACTGCTCATATCCGGTTAAGTGTTTGATTTTGGGTTCACATATGTGATGAAACTCGATGGCAGCAATAAATGTTGACGTATAGGACAGAATCAAAATAAACTTGACCGTTTTGACCACAGTCTGAGCTACATAGAGCTTGTAGATGAAATCGCTGTCCTCCACATGGGCGCGGAATTTCCGCACCTTCTCAAATAGAGCCTTGGCCTGCTCCCCATCTTTCTTGTCCAGGATAGTCATACTTGGGGCTTCAGCAATAGGCTTATCTGCTGAGAACTTGACTCCTGTATTCCCAAGCATAGGGGTAGATGAGTTTGCAGCATTTTCATCTTTAGTTTCCCGTGATAACTCTCTCTGTGCTGAAGTGGTGCCAGTCAGTCTCTGCTTGTTCTCCTCAGAATCCTCACATGCTGTCTCGGACAAAGCCTTTGTAGTCCACGGAGACTCAAAGCACCGTCCGAGAATGGACACAAAGTGTTCAATCTTTGAGCTTGTCTTGGGGTATTTGAACCAGAAGTTACTACTGACCATAAGCACAAGGGTGTGGATGAGGGAGAGGTACGGGAAGTACTTTGAGTACCAGGGCAAGGCTATGTGGTAACACATTTGGTTGACAAAGACATACTGCTGATAATCTAAGTTGGTTTGGATCCCTGTGGGCCTGGGTTGCTGCATTTTGCTCTCTCGCTTCACAACGATGGGCTGGGTGTTGTGGACCTCATGTACTGCACTGTCTGGTAGATCTTTAGTGGCCATTGGTGTAGCAAACACTGTCGTTATGCTAACTGCTGATG
Coding sequences:
- the LOC110508955 gene encoding volume-regulated anion channel subunit LRRC8D, translated to MFTITELASLNDIQPTYRILKPWWDVFMDYLGVVMLMLSIFAMTMQITKDQVACLPCLEEAVAGPNSWTSQSPQETASSAVSITTVFATPMATKDLPDSAVHEVHNTQPIVVKRESKMQQPRPTGIQTNLDYQQYVFVNQMCYHIALPWYSKYFPYLSLIHTLVLMVSSNFWFKYPKTSSKIEHFVSILGRCFESPWTTKALSETACEDSEENKQRLTGTTSAQRELSRETKDENAANSSTPMLGNTGVKFSADKPIAEAPSMTILDKKDGEQAKALFEKVRKFRAHVEDSDFIYKLYVAQTVVKTVKFILILSYTSTFIAAIEFHHICEPKIKHLTGYEQFFCTHNMAFMLRKLLLSYMALILIYGMVCLYSLHWLFRRPLKEYSFEKVREESSFSDIPDVKNDFAFLLHMVDQYDQLYSKRFGVFLSEVSENKLREISLNHEWTFEKLRQLVTRNPQDQQELHLFMLSGLPNAVFDLTDLEILKLELIPEVRFSAKVSQMTSLQELHLCHCPAKVEQTAFVFLRDHLRCLHVKFTDVAEIPAWVYLLRSLRELNLVGNLSSENNKMIGLECMRDLKHLKTLYLKSNLTKIPSNLTELSPHLIKLVVHNDGTKLLVLNSLKKMTNLADLELHNCELERIPHAIFSLTNLQELDLKSNNIRTIEEVISFQHLKRLTCLKLWHNKIITIPASIGQVKSLESLHLSHNKLETLPPALFHLPKLRHLDVSHNSITVIPPDLGLLQNLQHFAINANKVEVLPKQLFRCTKLKFLCLSNNVLTNLPETVGQLVHLAQLELRGNCLDRLPSLLGNCRLLRKNSLIVEDHLFDTLPVEVKESISRETNVSFASGL